The window CACCACGGCTGAAGGCACGCTGGTAATCCAGGCCGGCCCGCATGCCCGCGTTACCGCCAGCCAAGTGGTGATCGATGCCGGTACGAGCCTGACGCTGACGGCGGGCGGCCATCACATCGTGATCAATTCCGGCGGGATCTTCAGCAGTGTCGCCATCGTTGAGGGTGGCGCGCCAGTGGCAGGTGTCGCGGCGCAGACGGCGTTGGCGGCAATGCCCGAAGATCCGCAGGCACTGATCGCGCTGGCGGTCACCGCGCAAGTGGCTGCGCTGACTCAGGCGGCAGAACAAGCTTCCTCAGTCTGTGCCGTGTGCGAAAAACTGTCACAGGTGAGCGCATGAGCCGGGCTTTTCTGTTGCTGGATCGAGTCCAGATCGAAAACCTTCCCGATCGCCTGTTCGAGCTGACGGGCGGCAGGCCTGTTCACTCGCTTTATCAACGTACCGCCTACAGCGCTTTGGACAAGGCCGGCCCCGTGCTGATCGGTGTGATCCCCGATAGCCCGTTGGCAACGGTTTTTTGGCAGGAGTGGAGCACAACGGCGGGTATCTGGCTGGAGTCTGAGGCCGACGAAGATCAAGTGCTGGCGCATTTGCGCGGCCTGATCCACGCGCGGGTTGACGGGGTTGCGACGGTTTTCTTTCGTTTCTACGACCCGCGTATTACCGCGTTGTGGCTGAAGGATTTGCCCTCGCCTGAGCTTGATCGACTGATGGGGCCAGTACGGCTGATTCGTCTGCCGGATTCACAGATCAATCAGCAAACCGAGTACCCCGCGATCCCGTATGCGCACAAGCCCTGGCTGGTGCTGACGGCGGAACAACTCGATCACCTGAACGCGGCCAAGCGCCAGTCTTTTGCCAGACAGTTGATCGAACACGGTGAACGCTATTTCCCCCAATACCTCAACACAATGGATTCGACTGCTTTGCAGCAATGGGCCATGGAGTGTCAGGCCAGTGCTGCACGGCGGGGCTTCAGTGCCGTCGATGAAGTCCTGCGCTGGGCGCGTTTCTTCACAGTGCTGGGCACTGACTTTCCCGATGGTGCCGAGCACGGCGCCTACCGGCGTTTGCTGGACGAGCCCCGAGTGTTGCCGCACCAGCGTCTGGACAACCTCAACAGCGCATTGACGCACCAATTGCTGACCGACAAGGACTTCGCCTGATGAGCGCCGAAAAACTGGCCATGGTCGACGAGGCCGCTCAGGCCGAACGCGAGGCCAAAGCCCAGCCGCATGTGGACATCAACAGCACGGTGCATCCGTGCCCCGCCAGCCAGCCCGAACTGTTTGTGGTGCCGGTGCGCTATGCGCTGGCGCACGAAAAGGCTGAGCACGTTTGTTGCGTTCCCGGTATTACGCCCCAGAGTCGCCCGATGGCGGCGCGGCGTTTGCGGGCGGGGTTTGTTTACCTCTGGCAGCATCAGGGGCCGCTGAAACGGTTTGCCGTTTCGCCGCAGGGACTGCTGCAAGAGCAGGCGCTGGACGCGGCGGCCGCTCCGGTGCCCGACGCAACCCTCACAGGGCTGGCGCTGCAAAAAATCCACGACGCCTGGATGCTTTACAGCGAATTCCCGTTGAACGCCGAGCACTGCCGAATCCTCAGCGAGAGCGGCGCCAAGCGCAGTCAGCACATGCGCCACATTGCCTTGCACACGGTGGCCGACGAACTGCAGGCCCCGCACTGTCCACCGCTGGAGAAGGCCGACGAGGTCATCGCCGAACTTCTCCCGGACACCTATGCCCGGTCGATGAAAGTTGACCAGCAAAAAAATGCCGAAGACACCGAAGCCCTCGGTGCGACGCTGTTAGAGCAGCCGACTCCTGCCAACATCAACGCCTACACAGACGCCAGGCATCGCATCCGTGAGCGCGACAAGGTCCTCGCTCAGCATCCCGACGCCAGTGACGAGCCACCGGGCGAGTGGAGCGCCGAGCCGTGGGACGGGCAGGGCACGCGGGACTGGCTGGACAATACCAAGACACAAAGCAAGGGAATGTTCGCCGTCCTCGCCTGCCTTGATGACGATCTGGGCGTGTTGCGCGACATCAAC of the Pseudomonas sp. Seg1 genome contains:
- a CDS encoding DUF4123 domain-containing protein — its product is MSRAFLLLDRVQIENLPDRLFELTGGRPVHSLYQRTAYSALDKAGPVLIGVIPDSPLATVFWQEWSTTAGIWLESEADEDQVLAHLRGLIHARVDGVATVFFRFYDPRITALWLKDLPSPELDRLMGPVRLIRLPDSQINQQTEYPAIPYAHKPWLVLTAEQLDHLNAAKRQSFARQLIEHGERYFPQYLNTMDSTALQQWAMECQASAARRGFSAVDEVLRWARFFTVLGTDFPDGAEHGAYRRLLDEPRVLPHQRLDNLNSALTHQLLTDKDFA